Genomic segment of Panicum virgatum strain AP13 chromosome 2K, P.virgatum_v5, whole genome shotgun sequence:
CAAGACCAAGTCTTCTACGACCGCTTTCTCTTTGCAGCTGCACTCCGGGTATTGTACCTGCCGCTGGCTTTGGGCACGGCTGCCTTGACGATCCTTTGCTTTTCCACATAAAAGTATGCATGACCATGTCTAGAGAACCAGTGAACGTTATAATCCTTCACCTCTGGCTGACGGATGAGAAATTCaactgatcttgatcttgtcaTATCAACTGTTTGTTCTATGTCACCAAACGGAAAGCGTTCGTTTTTGCTTCCCATGGCCTCCAATACAAAACTGTTGCACATCGGGTCGGTATGAGGTGTGAAGCCAACTTCCACCGTAAGAGGTGTCTGATCTACCACGATGTTTCTACCACCAGCTTCGTCAGATGCGCTAGGCAAGTTGTACTCTAGTGCTGAGACATAACAACTGAAACCGAATAAAATAGTTTGCTCTTGGAATAAATGCGATAATCCCGATGAGTTAGTGCTATTAGCACTAGGCACATGCCCATTTCCTTGGCAACATAGTGGATCCGAGCGGAACTCTGTACTAATCGAAGCCACAGATTTTTCAAAGTCAACAAAGGGAGGAGCATACGAATCTGAAATCTCCTGTAAATTACGCACTTGGGTGAGATGTCCAATTATTGCATCTTGAGCTGGAAGGTTGAGCAGTGATGCGGATGACCGCACGCAATCTATAGCAGTCCCAACTATGTCCGTGCTTTCCGACAGCCGTAGCATTAAGGCAAGGCTGAAACTTTTATCTAACCTCTCGCGATCGAAACGCTTATACAATATGATTGCCTCCACGCCACGCCCTTCCAAAACCACAGGAATTATATCAAACCAGAGAACTTGGCTTCCTTTCGCCCTCTTATAGTACCCGAGACGTCTCCTTTGGAGAAGTTGCCTGACAAATGGGTAGGGGAAGAAGGTGTCGCGGCGGAGTGGGCAGGCGGACTCCACGTCCGCTACAAACTTGTCAGCACTATCTGCGTACCCCTCAAATATTTGGACAGCGGACGAGCTCAAGCACTGCTTGTTCAGGCCAgcaagagaagagaaggagaaatATGCAGCACCAGCAATCCGTTGGAGGTAGTAGTAGGAACTCCTTACCACCACTTGCCCTGTTTCTGCGTGGCCTTGGAGCGCAGCTGGCAGCTTGTGCTTGTTGAGCAGATCAACTCCCTCGTTGTAGGCGCTCATGAGCATCTTCCAACGCCGAAGCAGGGAGACGCATGTGATTGGCATCTTCGCGGTCCTCTCAAAGGCATACTCCATGCGAGACAGTGCTATGTCGAGCCTTCTGACGTTGTGAGCTCTGGACGCCCTGTCATCGAACTTGGCTGAGATGGACGAGAACACCCTGCTCACGCCCTCTTGAGCAAGAGTCGAAGCCACCATTTCCCCCATTAGAGAGGACAGTTTGCAGAAGCTGATCTGCTACCTGCTGGACAGGCAAAACAAGCTACACAGGATCTGCTTCAGTTTGACGTAAATAAGAGATCGAGAAAATGTATTTATttcagaaaaagagagagagaaaacgtAGGTGCAGAGAATGCCAATCCTTTATTACCTCAGCAGCGTGCGCCCTGCGAATAATCACACCCACCAACTGATGGTGATCAGACAAGACCTAAGGTAGGCAGGTGATGATGGGATGAAGGGGAGCGAGGTGGTGTGAATGATATCTAGAGAAGGAAGAAGGAGGTGTGGTGGTTGGCTGCGTGCGTCGTTCTCTTCTTCTTACCGGACGAGCTGTTTAATTATATAGAAGTGGAGAACTCTACTAGCAGGGAGGGACGGCGAAACTGCGAGGCAGAGATGTCTGCTGCCCGTGAACGATGTGGAAAGCTCGACGAAATGCAGCGGACCTACGGCTCTCATGTCCTTCTTCTAAGGACGAGCAGCAGTCAACCGTCTTCTACGCTGAGTGGCAGACCGTCCTCCAGTCAGCTTTGCTCAAAAGTGGAGCGAGGAACCCTTTGATTTTGAGCACTGTGTAGTCCGAATCAGCGAGGCAGCTGTGGGCTTAGAGGTGGAAAGCTCCAGGAATGCGAGAGGATAGATGCATGCGGTTCCAACTTTCTAGCTAGGAAGCTTGGACTTAGAGGTAGCTGTGATGTGATGACCGTTTGTAGTTACTTACCGTCAGACTAATAAGAACACGGATTCGATCGAGATGTATATTAGTTTGCTGCCCGGGAACCAAGTGGAAAGGTCGACGAAATACAGTGGGCGACGGCGTACGGCTCTCATCCTGAGCTGAGTGGCTCACCGTCCTCCAGTCACCTTTCTGAAGTAGCGATAGCGAAGCACTGTATGTGTTGTGCGAAACCGCGAGGCAGCTGTGTGTTGTGTTAACTGATTGGCCGGAAACGAGGCCGAAAGCTCCAGGAAACGCAAGAGGCCGTGGATGCATGCGGTTCCAACTTTCTAGATAGGAGGCTAGCTAGGAGCTAGCTGTGACTGTGATGTGATGACCGACTATGAACACGGATTCGAACGAGATGTGTACTTGCTTGTAGCTTCCAAATCACTACTCTTTcaaaggcttttggctggataCATGTGCATTAATTGTTGTGATGGGTACTGACGCGTGCTTTTGCTTCTGGCTTTTTAAATGCTATTGAATAGTTCTTGCCCAAAATATATCCACGTTGTCTACCTACGACTATTGCGGCTTTGCTCCCTCGCCATAGTAGTGAAGTTGTTGAGTCTTTGGTCAAAGAGAAATATAAATGAGATTATTTCATCTTTAATTTAACCAATTGTACGTCCTACAAGGTAAACTAGTTCAGTAACCCATTTAATTACATTCGTGATGAGCACCATTGATGCATCAcaaagatcatggaaacacaTAAATAATCCCGTCAGCACCAATTGTACGTCCTACAAGGTAAACTAGTTCCATTAGTTTGCTAggatattttttttccaaagacCATAAGTTTGCTGGGATATAAAACATTGACCTGCTCGGGTGAATGCACTTGCTTGTGCCACAtctgaggccctgtttagttggtgaaaaatttcctacagtactcatcacatcgaatcttcggacacatgcatggagtattaaatacagttgaaaaaataattaattacacagtcaaACTGATTAGCATgaaatgaatcttttaaacctaattagttcgtaataggatattatttgtcaagtaacaacgaaatatgctactgTATCAAAACCAAAACtttttcactaactaaacaGGCCCTGAATGCTACAAGCAAAGTATGCATTTCTGTGATGCCTCAACGTGCACAGCTACACACATGCATATAGGTAGGGGTGGCAACGGGTAATCCACGCGGATATAGACTTCGTTGACCTGCACCCGCGAGCCAAAATTTGTGCCCGCACCCACGCCCGCACACGAGTACAAAACGTTATCTGTAACCGCTACCCGCGGATATCCGCATGCCCGCGGGTACGCCTGTGTCTGCGTAAGTTTTAGGAAATTAAACATATAATTCAATTTTAATAGCaaaaaaattaatatatagCAAACAAGTAAGTTCAAGACAACAAACAAAATAGTCTGACATGATACATCAATCATCTCAAATCAAAGTCAGCACAAATTAACACCATTATTACATTAAAAAAGTTCAGTTAAACCAATCAAATTTGCAGGCTTACGGATTCGGGTATCAAATTTTTAAAACCGATATAAGATATCCGTTGGGTTTAGAGTTGTACCGCTTCCGTGCCCGCGGGCACAAACTCAGATCCGAATCCGCGCCTACTGGATTTGGTATCCGTGGGTACATGGATATTttatacccgttgccatctttaTGTATAGGAGAGCTGACCTGTTTGGGCATGTCGACCGTTCTCTAGCTACTTTAAAACTGATGAAGCGTCACCTTGCGCCACACCACCCACCTATATATAATGGGCTACTATCGACTTATATCCACCCTCGGCCCATATCTCAATTAACCACAAGATGCTTGACGTCCAGTCGTCCAGATGGTGCCGCAAGCTTTGATTCAAGCCACCATATCGCACtgggaagagaggggagggtttttttttttgccccggGGTAGCTagctggggcagctgccccaccttGCTGTATGGGCAGCTCACTACGACAAAAAAACATTAACTGTGACCTTTAAAAATGGCCTTGGAAGTTGGCAGCAATTACAACCGAGACAGTTGCAAAAAATCGACTTGCAAAATAGATTTACAGAGGCGGGCATTATAAGACAGCCACCTCCAAAAATAATCTATTTTCGGAGGCAGTCACCTTAAGATGTCCGGCGGGCGCGGCAAATCTAGTGGAGGGTGCGGCGACGGGGCAGATTCGGCTGCGGCGCGCCGGGCACGGGACGACGCCCATGGATGGGTTCGGCAGGCCTGTggatgggcttggcgggcctGCCCATAGGCTTTCTATTTTTTATTCGATTAACTGAGGCAGGCAggcaaccgcctcggttaaccCATTTTCCCCACCTTTGTTAacttttttttgtagtagtggctcCACCTATGTCCCCAATCAAGGGTTCAGCTTGGCTTGGTCTGGCTCGTCGCATTAACGAGCCAGCTTGACGAGCAGAAATGGGAGCtcatgaagcgtcccctcataagagaagacttaaaagtgatacaatatcagtcctagGAGGCTGATAATACTTTttttacatcagatggtacatcaccgtacaactctacgcggaagtgggtaGTGAAACACCACTATcgtgaggataacaactaacacccacacaatgatattaactacgaagagggggtcatcaaaGTCTTGTGCCAtgcggaacttcctgcgggtgaccctatccacaggcaaagttgggtgcaggacggaacctctactcaacatcttcgggaacgaagtctggatcttcctctgtaaaaattaagaatggggtgagtacaaacgtacttagcaagtccaaccacac
This window contains:
- the LOC120660805 gene encoding uncharacterized protein LOC120660805 — encoded protein: MGEMVASTLAQEGVSRVFSSISAKFDDRASRAHNVRRLDIALSRMEYAFERTAKMPITCVSLLRRWKMLMSAYNEGVDLLNKHKLPAALQGHAETGQVVVRSSYYYLQRIAGAAYFSFSSLAGLNKQCLSSSAVQIFEGYADSADKFVADVESACPLRRDTFFPYPFVRQLLQRRRLGYYKRAKGSQVLWFDIIPVVLEGRGVEAIILYKRFDRERLDKSFSLALMLRLSESTDIVGTAIDCVRSSASLLNLPAQDAIIGHLTQVRNLQEISDSYAPPFVDFEKSVASISTEFRSDPLCCQGNGHVPSANSTNSSGLSHLFQEQTILFGFSCYVSALEYNLPSASDEAGGRNIVVDQTPLTVEVGFTPHTDPMCNSFVLEAMGSKNERFPFGDIEQTVDMTRSRSVEFLIRQPEVKDYNVHWFSRHGHAYFYVEKQRIVKAAVPKASGRYNTRSAAAKRKRS